AACCGAAACGAATGGTATCCGATTGCGGCGAGCTGCAGCTGCTAAGCAGCAGCACGAGCAGCACTGGGAACAATATCAAGCGGCGAACAATGGCGATCAAAGCTTATTTCCAGTCCTTGTAAGGGTGTTTAACCAGGCTCACGTTGTAGTAGCGCACGTCATGGGACACTTCCTGATCAACCCATTCGGGCAGAGGGAATTGCTCGTTCTCGCTGCTGAGTTCAATTTCAGCAACGATCAGGCCGGCATTGTCTCCATGGAATTCGTCGACTTCCCAGGTTTTTCCCTGGTGTTCTACAAAATGTCTGGTTTTTTCAATTAGCGGTTTGACGCACAAAGTATTGAGGAGTTCGTGTGCATCTTTTAGCGGAATCGCATATTCGTATTCCTGGCGGTGGATGCCCAGCGTCGCACTTTTGATGTTGATATTGGCAAGCTGATCTTCAATGCGAACGCGTACGGAGGATTGTTGACCGCCACTAAGGTAACCCTGTCGATAGGATTTGGACTGGCGGACGTGCCGACGCCAGTGATCATTTTTGAGTGTAAATTTGCGTTCTATTTCTACAGCCATCTGCCAATACCGTATAATTTCCAGTCAGTGCAGATTATACCGTTTAAATGGCCGAAAGCATGAGTGACGATAAAAATATTGACGATGATGTCCGTTTGGACAAATGGCTATGGGCTGCCCGGTTCTTTAAAACTCGCAGTCAGGCGGCGGAGGCCGTCAATGGTGGCAAGGTGCATGTCAACGGCGTGCGCGGCAAGTGCAGCCGCAAAATGCAGATTGGTGACAAGGTGCAGATTACCCGAGGTATTGATGTTTACCAGGTGACGGTACTGGATTTGGCAGATAAACGTGGCTCGGCGGCCTTGGCGCAGTCGCTGTATGAGGAGAGCGAGGAAAGTATCAAACGCCGTACCGAGGAATCGGCCATGCGCAAATTGCTTAACGTTAGTGGTGCACCCGCTGGGCGGCCGTCAAAACGCGATCGTCGCGAAATTCGCCGCGTTAAAGGGCATTAACCGGGAAACAAATTTCCACGTAGAACTCGCCAATATCAGTGCGAAATGGCAAAAGTATGGATGTGGTATTGATGCCTGACACAATGCCTTTGGTTTCACCACTTGCAGCATGTTGACGACGGACTCAAGCATGGGGCCGATAAGTCTGGCGTCCATGTTTTCTCCCCCTGGATTGATCAGAAGCTATAAGCGGTGGATAAAAAGCCTGTGATGGAAGTGATTTCTGTTTCCTGCACCAGCGCTTGACCACCAACCATCTGAGATTTTCCTGTCCCTTGGCTGGTCGACAACCCTGCGGTGATGGAAGTGCTGCGGGTGAAATTGGTGATGCTAAAACTGCCACCAAACAAGTCGACGTGCTCAGGTTGACCAGTACGGCCTTCGACAATCTGTGGCGTATTTGCGAAATTGGTAAAGGCACCGGCACGAATAGCCCACTGACCGTTAATGTAGAACTCAGTACCGAACGAGTAGTTGATCAAGGGCTTTGGGATGCCATACATGCCTTGGTAGACGCTGAGACTGCCGCTGAGCAGCAAGCGTGGACTGGCAAAATAGGCGATGCCGGCGTTGACATTATAGGGGAAAACTCGTTGGAAATTGCTGGATTTCTTCTCAATGGTGACCTGGTTGTATTTGCACAGGCCGTTTTGATCCAGGGTAGTGGGATCCTCTTCGATACCGTTAAAGTCGGTGGAATAGCAACTCTGCTGTTCATCATTGCGAGAGCGCAGCAAGGTGGTTTGTGAAAAGGTTACGCCGATGGAAACTTTGTCGATGGGACTGAGCATGACGCCCAGGATCGGTTTGATGCCATATTCGGTTAACGTGATGTACTGGTTGATCCAGTGGTTGGTATTGACGGTATTGGTACTGTCTTTTAAATAACTGCCACTACCATCTGAGGTACGCTTGCCCGTGACTGGGTCAATCTTCCAGTCGGGATCAGTAAGCTGATACTGCTGATTGAATATCATGTCCTGTTTACGGTAGTGGCCGTACAACGTCAAGCCAACGGACAGATAATTGTTTATTTTGAATGCGTACGATGGACCAATGTTGTAGGTGTTGTCCTGACTGTTGAAGTTAATGTCGAACACATTTCCTGGTCCGGGAGTGTCGTAAAATTTTTGATCCTGGTCTTCCAGTGCCGAGTCGACAATCGCATAAGAAAATCCGGCGGTGCCGGGGCCCAGCGGTTGGATCATGCCGAAGAAGTTGGGCAACAGAATTTGAGAGTGACGTTGCCAGTCATTGCCACCGAGTACATTTTTATAGCGGGTGGTAGTGCGGTGAAAGGCGTTAGCGTTGGCGGAAAAACCGGCACCGCCGGAAAATACCACGCCTGCCGGGTTGTAATACAGGCCAGCCGGATCATCGGCGACGGCAACATAGGCGCCGCCCATGCCAGAGGCGCGGTCACCAATCAGCAGATTATTGTAGTGATATTCATCGGCAATGACTGTCGATGCTGCCAGCGAAATCACGCCGGCGATGGCAATCGTTGAAGTACGCTGCCACTGGGTCATATCCACTATCCACCTTTGGAATACTTTTTAAATCGGGACTTTGCCGTTGCACCCTTGAAGTCGTTCAGCCCTTCGCTTTTGATGACGTCGTCAATGGCGGTGAACCGCTGTTGACTGATTGGATGAGTGGACGCTTCTTGTGTGCTATGGCGGTTGTCGACACGTTTCAGGTAACGCTTGAGCGCATGGACGTCATATCCGGTACTGGCCAGTAACAAAATGGCTTGGGTATCGGCACCGTATTCGTCATCGTGATTGAAGCCGGTTTTAAATAACAAGTCGACGGCTTGATCCAACGCTTGTAAAAAGGCGGCGGCGGCCGAATCTTTGCCACCACTGAGAAGTCGTGCGGCTCCGGTGACATTCTCGTTTTCATCTTTGCCTTTGATCTTGAAGGAATTGACGATGTGGCGTTCGCCAATATGGGCTATTTCATGCGCCAATACGGCCGCCAATTCTGATTCGTCTTCCATTTTCTGTAGCGCGCCACGGGTAATAAACACATAGCCACCGGGGGTGGAATAGGCGTTAACGAAGTCTGCATCCAGAACGGCAAAGCGGAATCCCAACTCAGGACGATTGGCATTGGATGCCAGTGACTGTCCGACCAGATTGACGTACTCAGTGAGCTTGGGATTATTAAGCAGCGGAACGCGTCCCAGGATGCGAGCCGCAATGTTCTGACCGAATTCAATTTCTGCCTGGATGTCATTGTCAGTGATTTGCTGCAAGGTCACTTGATGTTCACGTTGATGAAAATCCCCGGCAACGCTATTGGCAGAAAAAAACAAGCCGCCCGTGAGTAGGGCGGCAAGTAGTGTAGAAGTTGTTCTTTGGGAGGTTGTTAGTGTGTTTATCATTTAAATGGTCTTTCATCCAAGAAACTAACTAGTTTGTCCGAACTAATACTCATTTTCTCGACGGTTGCCAATGCCTGGAAATCAGTGGCGGTTTCGTACTGGCCAAGGCGATTACGCTCATCACCTTGCAAACCACGTACCGCTGCAGTGGTTGATACGGACGATGCGCGCAGGCGGGCATTGTCTTGCAGGTTCTCGTCATTTAGCGCCAAACGACGAGCCGCTCTGCCAGGAGGGTTGGGAGACACGGACAAGCGTGAGATCCAGCCCTCTTTGTCATGGTAGCGTACCTTGAACCAGCGATTGTTCTTGTCGGTGGTGACGAGTTTTTCGCCTTTGGTTGCACTTTCAATGGTTTGGGATGAAAACGTTGGTTCGGATTTGATGCTGGCTTTGGCACTGAGGATATACAAATATTCCTCGGCATAAGCCTGGCCGGACAGAAGTGCAACTCCTACCAGTAGCGCCAATCGTTTCATAAATGTTCTCCGATCAATGTCAGTTCGTCTTGATAACAGGATCGGCGTCAGGGCGAACTCTCTTTAATGGCAGAAGAATTATAAAGTGTGATGGTAGTCACAGTTAATTCTCCGATTAAAAGTAGGATTACTTGCTGGTCATGGTGAAAACACCGTCCCAGGAGTCCGCTGGAGCTTCCTGCATGTAGTGCAGGCAACGTTGGTTGAGCATGTCGAATGCAAAATCCAACGAAGTTTTAGCCAGCAGGGACGCCGCTTCGTGCCATTGTCTGGCGAGATAATGGTCGAAGGCCTGCTGGGCAATGGCCGCCAGTTGTTCAGCCGCCCGGCGTTCCTGTTCGCTCATCTCCGCGATGATTCCTAGCGGTTGATAGATGCGAACCGGTTGTTTTTTTCCTTTGACTCGGACCAAGTCAATCAGGCGGCACACGATTTCATCTTTGACATCCTGCTGAGTGGTTTCGGTGATCAGAACGCAGGTCTGGTATTGCTTGGTCAAACCTTCCATGCGCGAGGCCAAATTCACCGTGTCACCAATGATGGTGTAATCGAGCTTGGTGTCCGAGCCGATGTTGCCAAGGATTGCGTGCCCGGTATGGATGCCTACGCCGATGGCAAGCGTGGGATAGCTTTGATTGGTCAGCCACTGGTTGACATTCACCAAACGTTTTTCCATTTGCATCGCCGCACGAATCGCATGAAAAGCGTGTCGTTCCATTTTTACTGGCGCCCCCCAATAGGCCATGATGGCATCGCCGATGAATTTATCGATGGTGCCTTGTTCAGCAAAAATGGCTTCGGTCATGTCAGAAAAATAATGATTGAGAATATCGACCACTTTTTCCGGAGGTAAGGTTTCGGACATGTTGGTAAAGCCACGGATGTCAGAAAAAAGTACGGTGATACGTTCTTTCGATCCGATGCCGGCCTTGGCAAATTCTTCATGATTGTCGACCACGGTATTGAGCACCGCTGGTGATAAGTATTGGGACATCATATTTTTGAAGCGCTGCTTTTCCTTGCCTTCAGTTAATGCCAGTACCGCAAAACTGCTTAACCAGGATGAGGCGATGCCCAGCGCAGGTGAAGCCAGATTGATTACCCAGTTTTGGCCAAACAGATAATAGGCACAGGCAAACAGAGTCACGCCGAGTGCAATAGGTAGCAGTGCTTGGGCAACGCCACGCTTGCCCAGAAAAATCCCGTAAACGGTGATAAAAATCAGCAACCAGATCAGCACGTATGTCAGCCAGGTAGGTGCTTGTTGCAGAAAATCATTTTGCAAAATATTACTGGTGATTGAGGCGTGAACATTGACTCCTGGCAAGCTGGCGTCCATTGGGGTGTTTTTCAAATCGAACAGGCCTGCCGCACTGGCACCAATGAAAACATATTTGTTTTCAAACTCACGGGGATCGACAATCAGCTTGTCGGTGTTTCCATTTTGCATTTGTTGAATGGCGGCGAAGATGCCACTAATGGAGTAGGCTTTAAACTCTGAGTAATAATTAACCAGATATTTTTCGTCGCTATCCAGTGGAATTGTGCGTTCGCCAATATGCAGTTTGCCATCGTGTTTGATAATTTCGCTGGGTTCCCACTGATCGAACAGGGCAGCGGTCGACAGAGAGGGAAATACCAGATCTTGATAGCGGTGCATCAGGCGGACACGTCGATATACGCCATCCTTATCACTATTGACGTCGACTACCCCGATACCGGCGCTGCTTTTCCATAAATCTTCAAAGGGTAAATAGAAATTGTTGTTCTGCAGACTGGTCAGGCCGTCGATTTGGGTATCGCCGTAGCGCAAATTAAGCGAAAAGGTGCCGGAAAATTGTTCAGGCAACGGACGGTTTAGCTGATGCTGATTAGAGGCGTCCGCCTGATCCAGCACAAATCGTGTTGCGTGATAGGCAAATGGTGCTTCGGCGGTGGCTGCGACCAGAGCTTGATCATCGTCGGTATTCTGCTGGGATTCGGTAAAGGTGATATCAAACATGACCGCCTTGGGCGGGGCGAGGGCAAAAAAGTCCAGCAATCCCGCGTAGACAGATCGTGGCCAGGGCCAGCGTCCCAGCGAACTTTCCAAGGCCTTTAATGAGGCATCATCAATAAGGATGACGGCGACATTAGCGTCGGGCTGCCGGTCGGCGCGCATGGTTTGCATGCGTGCGTCGTAGGACCAGTTTTCCAGTGGCGTGAGCAATCCTGCGCCGTAAAGAAAGCTGATCAACAGGCCGTTGATCAGACTGATCAGGGCGATTTTTTTGATATGTTTACCGATGCGTTTTTGCACAGGTGCCACCTCCGCGGTGAACTAATACAAGGATATCGAGAGAAGTTGGCTAGCCTTGAGTGACAAAAAACGTTAAGGTTGCCATATAGTTAAAAAGTTGGCAGCACCTCGAGTTGTTGCCCTGGAGGCGAGTGGGAAAGGGTAGTGTTGACCAATGGAACAGAAAAGCATGTCCGCAGGAGTAGTTGTAGTGATGCGCGACGCTCAGTCGTATCACTATCTATTGTTACGTGCCTATCAGCATTGGGATTTTCCCAAAGGGATGGTTGAGGCTGGCGAGCAGCCGTTTGACGCCGCGCTGCGCGAAGTGCGCGAAGAATCGACGATTTGCGATCTGGAGTTTCCCTGGGGCAAGGAGTTTTTGGATACCGGCCCCTATGGGCGGGGCAAGGTTGCAAGGTATTACCTGGGACTGACTCATCAGCGCCAGGTTGATTTGCCCATCAATCCGGAAATCGGTCGTCCGGAACACGAAGAATATCGCTGGGTGAGCTATCAGGAAGCCAAAAAGCTGGTGACACCTCGAGTGCGTACGGTACTGGAGTGGGCCAATCAGCGACTCTCGTTCAATTAGATTGTTACTACATTTTTAATATCTTCTTGCCGTTACTGTGGTTGGGATCCTCCCGGTCACAGTAAATGAAGCATACCGAGCAAAACGAAAAACTTCTCTTTTTCAGGGTTGGGCCGGTGACCTGCTGCACGCCGATTGGCGAAGTAGACAGTGTCGTCATGCCCGAACCGCTGGCCAGCATGCCCTATCACGCCGAAGGTGTGATGGGGATGTTTCATTACCGGGACAAAACCGTCGCGCTGTTGTCGCTGCATCACAAATTTGGTTTGCCTATACCCGATGATCCCTTGAGTGGTCGGTTTGTCGTCGCCTATACCGAGCATGGTTTGACGGGTTTTTGGGTGGATGAAGTTCTGGAAATCAGTTCGGATTATCCTGCCGACTGGAGTCCCGCGCCGTATTTTGATGGCCCCAGCCCGTTTGAAAAAACCTTGTACTGGCAAGAACGCATTTGTCTGTACAGCCGTTTCGACAAGTTGTTGACTACCCCCAGTGTAAATGCGCTGGCCCATTACGCACCGCAAGGTGATGTGGTGGCACAGGATGCCCCGGTTTTAGATGCTGTCGTATCGCCGCAGATTGAAGAGCCCGTGCCGGCAGCCCTTGTTTTGGTCGAAGGCGAGGATGTGCTGCCGGTCGGCGACGAACTGCTGGTTGACGAAACATCGCAGGCGCTTGCCGCCGAGATGCCGTCGCAGTTGTTGAGCGAACAGATTGAATTGCCACCGGCTCGGCCCGAGCTGTCGGATTCCACACCGACATTGATTTCCGAATCAGAGCCAGAGGCTGAACCCGAACCCGAGATTACCCAGGCGTCTGAACCTGAACTTGGGCCTAGGGCCGATCAGATGGCGCCTCTCGATGAGGTGCAGGCCGGCGAAGAGACGGACGACATTGTTGGGCTATTGGCTGCCAATGTAGAGGTTGCAGAAAACCCAGCCGTTCCTGTGCTTGACCCAGCGGCAGATCGTTCGGGACCCGCTGCTCGGGAGGTTGAATGGCCGGCGGCTGCGCGGGAAATGCACAGTGGATTTAGTCGTTACGCCGACGAATGGGATGGGCTGGCGGCCGATTGGAACAGTGAATTTCCGCCCATGCTGACGGATGTGGCTGAGTCGAATCGTCCAGTTTCCGAACTCGCCAGCCTGATTCCGGTGGACGATGTCTGCACCCCGTCAGACAGTTTGATCATTATGGCGGACAGTGATGTGCCCGTTGGCATTGGCGATTTGTCGGCGGAGTTTGCCCAGCATGCCGAGATCCTCAGTGAGATTGCTGCAGGGGGATTGTTGTCGGACGAGGTTCTGGAGTCTGCCGACGAGCATACTCCGCCAGACAGCTTGACCGTTGTGGCGGAGGGGGATGAGACAACGGAGCTTGATCAGCCTGCCGAGGCCGTTGGTGACATCATGGAGGCGGGTGACTTGCCGGGCGAGGTCGCGGATGACGTGGTATCGATGCCGTTGTCCACGCAAATGATTATTGCCGACGAAGTTGTGGATGATGCTACGCCCTGGACCGTCCCTGCAGAACTGGATGTGCCTGTGAGCAATGGTGATGTTGCGGATGAATTTACCAAGTTTGCCAGTGTGTTAAGTGAATTTGCTAATGTTGAATCGTCTGCTGCGCCCGCAGCGAAGAGCCATCCATCGCACGGCGTTTCACTGTCGCGGATTTTCCCGCTGGATACAGCCCCGGTAACTGAGCCACGTGACGCCAATCAAGTGCCGCAGGATCAAGCGCCGGTCGAAGATGACGATGAGATTTTGCCGTTGCCATGGAGTTCGGAGGTGGCGGAGGCGACGCCGGACAAGGTTGAGCAGATAGACGGTGAGGCACGGCAGTCTGCGCAGAATCCATGGGGGCCAACGACCCTGTTGGATGATAGCGATGTGGCGATGGATGCGGTGTCTGTGGGGTTGGTAGATGGTGATTCCAGATGTGAAGTTAAATCTAATATCATTGATATAACTACTGAAAAAGAAAAAAGAAAATCACACATTGTTTCTCGTGAAACACCGCTGTCACCGTCAAATCCTCCTGCGCGTTTGCGTGTGCCGGCGGTACGCGATTCAGCGGTGACGACGACGATTTCGGAGCTGGTTGATCTGGAATCTGAGCTGGACGAAAACGATTCCGTCCTCGTGACGGGAACGGTGGCTCAGAAACCACCGGCAGTGCCTCCTCGTCCCGTGGAGTCCAAGTCGGTTGCCGAGCCGTTTGAGGATACGCATCGTTCCGCCAAGATGCTGATCGACGACGACGGCGAGCCGGTGAACTATCTGGTTGGCGTGGTGGAACGCGCCCGCGAGCAATATGCGCAAATGCACCAGGCAGATCACCTAGTTCGGCGGCGTACCTCAGGACTGTTTAGTCGGTGGCGTCTGCTTGTGCTGTTGTTGATCCTGGGGGTGTTGATTGCCGGGGGCTTGGTCTGGTTTGGTGATGGGGCGCCAGATTCTGCGCTGAGAAATGTTCAATCGGAACCGGCGGCGGTGCCATCATCCTTACCCCCAGCGCAGAATGTGTCCAGTCTGGATACGCCTCGCAAGGCCATTGGCGATGAGCCGTTTGATATTCACTTGTCGCTGGTTGATGTGGCGTTGTTGCATCGCTATTTGTCCTATCAGGAGGATGGCCCACTGTGGTTTTCCATCGATAATCAGGTGATAGCGCCGTGGCAAACTTACCGGGTATTGCCCAACGACACCCTGTGGGACATTGCCCAGGCCTACCTCAACAATCCCTTTCGCTATGATGATTTGGCTCGCTGGAGCCAAATCAATAATCCCGACCGGATCTATCCCGGCGACAAAGTTCTCTACAAGCCGACTCCTGTTACATCACGTTGATGGGCGAGCCCGTGCGGAACGCGGTGATGTTGGCCGCGATTTGGTCGCATAGGCGTTGCCGTGCTTCGCGACTGGCCCAGGCAATATGGGGTGTGACGACCAGATTGGGAATGTCGTGTCTCAACATGGGATGGTCCGCTGATGGAGGCTCCTGGCTGAGGACGTCAACGCAGGCACCGCCAATGCTGCCTTGCTGCAGGGCCTGAATCAGGGCGGCTTCATCGACGATTCCGCCGCGTGCGGTGTTGATCAGCAGAGCGCCGGGTTTCATCATCGTCAGTTGTTTTGCACCGATCAGGTGGCGGGTTTGCTCGGTCAACGGGCAATGCAGACTCACCACATCGGCCTGTTGCAACAACTGGGGCAATGGCACACGGTCAGGGGCCGGATGCGAGCCCTGTGCGATCAGGACCTTCATACCAAACGCAGTGGCGATATTGGCCAC
The DNA window shown above is from Gammaproteobacteria bacterium and carries:
- a CDS encoding adenylate/guanylate cyclase domain-containing protein, with translation MQKRIGKHIKKIALISLINGLLISFLYGAGLLTPLENWSYDARMQTMRADRQPDANVAVILIDDASLKALESSLGRWPWPRSVYAGLLDFFALAPPKAVMFDITFTESQQNTDDDQALVAATAEAPFAYHATRFVLDQADASNQHQLNRPLPEQFSGTFSLNLRYGDTQIDGLTSLQNNNFYLPFEDLWKSSAGIGVVDVNSDKDGVYRRVRLMHRYQDLVFPSLSTAALFDQWEPSEIIKHDGKLHIGERTIPLDSDEKYLVNYYSEFKAYSISGIFAAIQQMQNGNTDKLIVDPREFENKYVFIGASAAGLFDLKNTPMDASLPGVNVHASITSNILQNDFLQQAPTWLTYVLIWLLIFITVYGIFLGKRGVAQALLPIALGVTLFACAYYLFGQNWVINLASPALGIASSWLSSFAVLALTEGKEKQRFKNMMSQYLSPAVLNTVVDNHEEFAKAGIGSKERITVLFSDIRGFTNMSETLPPEKVVDILNHYFSDMTEAIFAEQGTIDKFIGDAIMAYWGAPVKMERHAFHAIRAAMQMEKRLVNVNQWLTNQSYPTLAIGVGIHTGHAILGNIGSDTKLDYTIIGDTVNLASRMEGLTKQYQTCVLITETTQQDVKDEIVCRLIDLVRVKGKKQPVRIYQPLGIIAEMSEQERRAAEQLAAIAQQAFDHYLARQWHEAASLLAKTSLDFAFDMLNQRCLHYMQEAPADSWDGVFTMTSK
- a CDS encoding S4 domain-containing protein, producing the protein MSDDKNIDDDVRLDKWLWAARFFKTRSQAAEAVNGGKVHVNGVRGKCSRKMQIGDKVQITRGIDVYQVTVLDLADKRGSAALAQSLYEESEESIKRRTEESAMRKLLNVSGAPAGRPSKRDRREIRRVKGH
- a CDS encoding SH3 domain-containing protein, whose amino-acid sequence is MKRLALLVGVALLSGQAYAEEYLYILSAKASIKSEPTFSSQTIESATKGEKLVTTDKNNRWFKVRYHDKEGWISRLSVSPNPPGRAARRLALNDENLQDNARLRASSVSTTAAVRGLQGDERNRLGQYETATDFQALATVEKMSISSDKLVSFLDERPFK
- a CDS encoding CYTH domain-containing protein; its protein translation is MAVEIERKFTLKNDHWRRHVRQSKSYRQGYLSGGQQSSVRVRIEDQLANINIKSATLGIHRQEYEYAIPLKDAHELLNTLCVKPLIEKTRHFVEHQGKTWEVDEFHGDNAGLIVAEIELSSENEQFPLPEWVDQEVSHDVRYYNVSLVKHPYKDWK
- a CDS encoding M48 family metalloprotease; translated protein: MFFSANSVAGDFHQREHQVTLQQITDNDIQAEIEFGQNIAARILGRVPLLNNPKLTEYVNLVGQSLASNANRPELGFRFAVLDADFVNAYSTPGGYVFITRGALQKMEDESELAAVLAHEIAHIGERHIVNSFKIKGKDENENVTGAARLLSGGKDSAAAAFLQALDQAVDLLFKTGFNHDDEYGADTQAILLLASTGYDVHALKRYLKRVDNRHSTQEASTHPISQQRFTAIDDVIKSEGLNDFKGATAKSRFKKYSKGG
- a CDS encoding NUDIX domain-containing protein — its product is MSAGVVVVMRDAQSYHYLLLRAYQHWDFPKGMVEAGEQPFDAALREVREESTICDLEFPWGKEFLDTGPYGRGKVARYYLGLTHQRQVDLPINPEIGRPEHEEYRWVSYQEAKKLVTPRVRTVLEWANQRLSFN
- a CDS encoding chemotaxis protein CheW, producing the protein MKHTEQNEKLLFFRVGPVTCCTPIGEVDSVVMPEPLASMPYHAEGVMGMFHYRDKTVALLSLHHKFGLPIPDDPLSGRFVVAYTEHGLTGFWVDEVLEISSDYPADWSPAPYFDGPSPFEKTLYWQERICLYSRFDKLLTTPSVNALAHYAPQGDVVAQDAPVLDAVVSPQIEEPVPAALVLVEGEDVLPVGDELLVDETSQALAAEMPSQLLSEQIELPPARPELSDSTPTLISESEPEAEPEPEITQASEPELGPRADQMAPLDEVQAGEETDDIVGLLAANVEVAENPAVPVLDPAADRSGPAAREVEWPAAAREMHSGFSRYADEWDGLAADWNSEFPPMLTDVAESNRPVSELASLIPVDDVCTPSDSLIIMADSDVPVGIGDLSAEFAQHAEILSEIAAGGLLSDEVLESADEHTPPDSLTVVAEGDETTELDQPAEAVGDIMEAGDLPGEVADDVVSMPLSTQMIIADEVVDDATPWTVPAELDVPVSNGDVADEFTKFASVLSEFANVESSAAPAAKSHPSHGVSLSRIFPLDTAPVTEPRDANQVPQDQAPVEDDDEILPLPWSSEVAEATPDKVEQIDGEARQSAQNPWGPTTLLDDSDVAMDAVSVGLVDGDSRCEVKSNIIDITTEKEKRKSHIVSRETPLSPSNPPARLRVPAVRDSAVTTTISELVDLESELDENDSVLVTGTVAQKPPAVPPRPVESKSVAEPFEDTHRSAKMLIDDDGEPVNYLVGVVERAREQYAQMHQADHLVRRRTSGLFSRWRLLVLLLILGVLIAGGLVWFGDGAPDSALRNVQSEPAAVPSSLPPAQNVSSLDTPRKAIGDEPFDIHLSLVDVALLHRYLSYQEDGPLWFSIDNQVIAPWQTYRVLPNDTLWDIAQAYLNNPFRYDDLARWSQINNPDRIYPGDKVLYKPTPVTSR